The Pseudomonas sp. MH9.2 genomic interval TTACCTTTTGGCGGCGGTAAAGCAGTGATCATGCGTCCGGCGCATGTTCCCAATCGTGCCGCGCTGTTCGAATCCTTCGGCCGCTTTATCGAAACCCTGGACGGTCGGTACATTACTGCTGTCGACAGCGGCACCTCCAGCGCCGACATGGATTGCATCGCCCAGTGCACCCAACATGTCACCAGCACCACCGAAGCGGGTGATCCTTCGCCACACACGGCCATGGGCGTGTTCGCTGGTATTCGTACCACGGCGCTGGCGCGACTGGGCAGCGACAATCTTGAAGGCCTGCGGGTGGCGATTCAGGGGCTCGGGCATGTCGGTTATGCCTTGGCCGAACAGTTGCATGCGGCAGGCGCTGAACTGCTGGTCAGCGATTTGGACAGCGGCAAGGTGCAATTGGCCATGGAGCAACTGGGCGCACATCCCATTGCGTGCGAAGCGTTGCTCAGCACACCGTGCGACATCCTTGCGCCTTGTGGGCTGGGCGCCATTCTCAATAGTCATAGCGTCGCTCAACTGCGTTGCGCAGCGGTGGCCGGCGCGGCCAATACTCAGCTGAGTAGCTTGCAGGTTGCGGATAATCTGGAAAATCGGGGCATTCTTTATGCGCCGGATTACGTGATCAACTCCGGCGGCCTGATCTATGTCGCCCTGCAGCATCAGGGGGAATCACTGGGTACCATCACCGCGCATCTGTCGCGAATCGGACTAAGATTAACTGAGGTTTTTGCCCACGCCCAAGCGGAGAAGCGCTCCCCTGCGCGCGTCGCCGATATGTTGGCAGAACGCCTGCTGAACGTCGGCTAGCACCTACCCGGTGTCACCCGACAAGACCTTGCCGTCACACGCGGCGAGACGGGTCGCCACGCGTACTGTCGCGTGTTGGGAGGGTGCCGTGTCCTATAACAAAATCAATGTTGCATACACTCGCTATCTCACCCCTGAAGGTGGCCTGGTCGGCGAACTTCCGCGCTGGGCGGATGACTTCAACCTGCTGACCCAGCTCTATAAGCAAATGGTATTGACCCGCCTGTTCGACCAGAAAGTCGTCGCGCTGCAACGCACCGGGCGCATTGGCACCTACGCGCCGACTCTTGGTCAGGAAGCCATCGGGGTCGCCATTGGTAGCCTGATGCAACCTGACGATGTATTGGTCCCCTACTACCGCGACACAGCCGTGCAACTATTGCGCGGCGTGCGTATGGAAGAAATTCTCCTGTATTGGGGCGGAGATGAACGTGGCAGTCACTATGCCGAACCGGCCGTAGCCCAGGACTTTCCGGTGAACATCCCGATTGCAACCCAGGCCTTGCATGCCTGCGGTGTCGCCACGGCGTTCAAAATTCGTGGCGAGCATAGGGTGGTGGTGACCACCTGCGGCGACGGTGCAACCAGCAAGGGTGATTTCCTCGAAGCGCTCAACGTCGCGGGCACCTGGCAACTGCCTGTGGTGTTCGTGATCAATAACAATCAGTGGGCGATTTCTGTGCCCCGACGCATCCAGTGCGGCGCGCCGACGCTGGCGCAAAAAGCCATCGGCGCCGGTTTTCAGGGTGAGCAGGTCGATGGCAACGACATGCTGGCGGTCTACGACAGGGTGCAGAACGCTCTGGCGCGCGCCCGCAAAGGCAAAGGTCCGGTGCTGCTGGAGTGCCTGAGTTATCGCCTCGGCGACCACACCACTGCGGATGACGCGACTCGTTACCGCTCGGCTGAAGAGGTCAAGCACGCCTGGCTGGAAGAGCCGGTCAAACGCCTGCAATCGTTCATGGTGAGCCAGAATGTCTGGGATGAAGGCCGTGAGCGGGCACTGATCAGTGAATGCCAGGCGTTGGTGCAGAAGGCGGTGGATGCCTTCGACCACGCTGGCACTCAAGCGCCTGAGTCGGTAATTGATCACGTCTACGCCAAATGGCCGGAGGCCCTGGCTGAGCAGCGCGAATGGTTCCTTGAACGGGCGATGCGTCGTGCCGGGAGTGACGCTCATGGCGAATGAAAAAGTCACGCTGCTGGAAGCGGTCAATCTGGCGCTGCATCGGGCCATGGTCGAGGACGAAAATGTGGTGATCCTGGGTGAAGACGTTGGTGTTAACGGTGGGGTGTTCCGCGCCACTCAAGGTTTACGCGACAGCTTCGGTTTCAAGCGGGTCATCGATTCGCCGCTGGCTGAAACCATGCTGGGTGGCCTGGTGATCGGCATGGCGGCGCAGGGGTTGAAACCGGTGGTGGAAATCCAGTTCATGGGTTTCATCTATGCCGCCATGGAGCAACTGGTGTCCCACGCCAGCCGCCTGCGCAATCGCACGCGGGGTCGCTTGAGTTGCCCGATGGTAATGCGCACTCCAATGGGTGCCGGGATTCGCGCACCCGAGCATCACAGCGAAAGCACCGAAGCGTTGTTCGCGCATATTCCCGGCTTGCGCGTGATCATCCCTTCTTCGCCAGCACGGGCCTATGGTTTGCTGCTGGCGGCCATTGATGACCCTGATCCGGTGATCTTCCTCGAGCCGACGCGACTCTACCGGATGAACCCGCAAACGTTGGTGGACGACGGCAAACGACTGCCGCTGGACACCTGTTTCACCCTGCGTGAAGGCGGCGACATCACCCTGGTCAGCTGGGGTGCCAGTGTGCTCGAGACCCTGCAAGCAGCCAGCGCGCTGGCGGAGCGAGGTGTGTCGGCCGAAGTGATCGATGTCGCCTGCGTCAAGCCACTGGACCTCGACACGCTGGAAGCTTCGGTGCGTAAAACAGGACGTTGTGTGATCGTCCACGAAGCGCCGCGTTCGTGTGGCGTTGGGGCGGAAATCGCGGCCAGCCTCTATGAACGGGTATTCCTCGATTTGCAGGCGCCGATCCAGCGGGTCACCGCGCCAGACATCCCGCCGCCGCTGTATCGGCTGGAGCATCTGTACATCCCCGGCGTTGCGGACATCCTTCACGCGTGTGACAACGCCTTGAATTTCGCCTGAGGAGACCCGCCATGAAGTATTTCAAACTACCGGACCTGGGCGAAGGTTTACAGGAAGCCGAGATTGTCCGATGGCACGTCGCGGCCGGTGAAACGGTCAAGACCGATCAGTTGCTCGTGTCGGTGGAAACCGCCAAAGCTATTGTTGATATTCCTGCGCCGTACGATGGCATCGTGGCGAAAACCTATGGCGGTGAGGGTGACATCCTGCACGTGGGTGAGCCGCTGATGGCGTATGAAGGGGAGGGTGATGCCGGCACGGTGGTTGGGCGTCTTGAAGGCGGTGGCAACAGTCAGGACGATCAGTTTTTTATTGGTGCGGCGCCGTCGACTCGCGAACACATGGCCTCCCGCGCCACGCCTGTGGTGCGCCAGTTGGCCCGACAGCTTGGCGTTGATCTCAGTGCCGTGAGTGGCTCTGGCCGCGATGGCTTGATCACCCGCGCCGATGTCGAAGGTGCGGCACAGGTGGAACGCGATAAATTTGGCGGGGAAAAACTGCACGGTGTGCGTCGCAGCATGGCGCTGAACATGGCCCGCTCCCACGCTGAAGTGGTGCCGGTGACGATTTTTGCTGACGCTGATTTGCACCGCTGGGGGCACGCCCGCGACCCCTTGATTCGTTTGGGCCAAGCTTTGGTGGCTGCGTGCAAGGTAGAGCCTGTACTCAACAGTGGGTTCGAGGGTAAATCCTTATCGATCAAGCAGCATGAAACGCTCGACCTGGGAATCGCCATTGATACGCCTGACGGCTTGTTCGTGCCGGTGTTGCGCAATGTTGGCAACCGTACAGCCGAGGATTTGAAAAAGGGCATGGACCGACTGCGGGCTGACGTCAAAGCGCGCTCGATTCCGCCCAAAGAAATGATGGGCGCCACCCTGACCCTGTCCAATTTCGGCACCTTGTTCGGGCGTTACGCCAATCCGGTGGTCATCCCGCCACAAGTGGCTATCCTCGGTGCTGGCGGCATTCGTGACGAGCCGGTTGCGGTAAACGGCAATGTGGTGGTGCATCCAATATTGCCGCTGTCATTGACCTTCGACCATCGCGCCGTGACCGGCGGCGAAGCGGCGCGGTTCTTCAAAGCGTTGGTGATAGCGCTGGAAAAACCGGAGGGGTGATTGACCGCGGCGTGCCGAACACACCGCATCAACGTCATTCTTCCAACGGCGCACTGAGCAGTTCGGACAGTGCGTCCGGCTGGTTCTTGAAGGCCTTGGCGAAAATATCACGATTTTTCGCCATGTAAATCCCGGCTTCTTCCACTTGTGACTCCGTCAACGACGGCACTGCTCTTTGCAATACTTCGGCGAGCAACTCGGCCAGCTCAAGCATTTTGTCATGACGATCAGCTTCGGCTTTATCCATGAACAAACGCTCCAGATCTCGGCTGCTGCGGTATACCACTTCGACGGCCATTCACCACCTCACATGCCTTTACGATAATGTGTCTTTAGCGACTACTGTATTTTTATACAGCTAAAAGCATAAGCGAACCGATTCGATTTGGATAGTGGCTTTTTTACCTCCCTGCGCATCGGGGGAGCGTTGAGATGTGTCTTGTGACAAAGAACCACGCTCTCAACCATAGACTTTGGCCCCGATTCTGCTTGGAAAGCTGCTACAAAATGCAGCACAACGGAAAATAGTCACGTAGGTACTGCATCATCCGATCGAGTTGCCCACAGCGGGTGTCGGGATCTGTTTCAAGAGCAGGCCCACCGATGATTCATACGGACAGGGTTAGTCGTTTTTTAACATTGAAAGGTCAGGGGTAAGAATCATGGAAACCAAATGGGCGGAAAAGCTCCGCGAAAACCTGCATTCCCGAGCGGAGTCATTCGGCAATCTCTGCGTCGAAGGCTTCCATTTCATGGCGCTGTTCGCGATTGGCGGGATCACTGCCTGGGCTTCTGTGGTTGCTTTTTTGGGGATGGTCGAGAAGGGAAACGTCACGGTCGATGACATCTTGTTGCTGTTCATTTACCTGGAATTAGGGGCGATGACAGGGATTTATTTCAAGACCAATCACATGCCCGTGCGGTTTCTGATTTACGTCGCCATCACGGCACTCACCCGATTGTTGATTTCGGATGTGTCGCACCATGCGCCACCGGATCTGGGTGTGGTTTATCTCTCGGGCGCCATTCTCTTGCTCGCCTTTTCGATTCTGGTCGTGCGATATGCTTCGTCGCAGTTCCCGTCAGCAAAAATCCCTGATCCGCACAGCACTGTAAAAGGTGCCGTGATTGAAGAGAAAGGGGAGATTTGACCGGTAAGTTGGCCTGTACGGGGCTGGGTTCAGTCCGGGCACATGACCCAGGCCCGCTCGCGTCTACACGCTGATCCTCAAATGGGGTTGATTGCTCAGCCAGTCTTTGCGCGGCACGTGCAGTTGATTGAGGTTATCGCCGTCGGTCATTGCGGTGAGAATCTTCATGGCGCTGTGGCCTTGCTCGATGGCAATGCCGAATTGCACGCTTTCAATCAGGCGGCGCATACGTTTGGGTTCATTGCGCTGTGCGGCACTGATGAGGCGTTTGGCGACGACACCCGTTTCATTGGACAAGGTCAGCATGATGCTGCCCTCAAGGCTCTGAATGCTCAGGTTGACCCGGTATTGGGGCTGAAAGGCGTCAGTGATGAGTTGAAAAGGGTTGTCCATGGCCTGTTACCTAGTCAAGAAGTCTCCCTAAGTTGACCTGCGGTGGATGGATTAAGTTCGCGAAGCCAGATCAATCCGACGCCTTGACGAAGAAGGGCGGGCCTGTTTGCACAGGCCCGCCCTTCTTTAAGTGATTGCTCCAATAGCTAGGGTATTGAAATCAATCATGCTGCCGGATTAGCCGTGCAACACCTCATCCTTTTCGAGTTCTTTTTCCAAAAACTCTTCCTGAAGCAGGGCGTCCGGGTTTTCTGCTCCCTCTTCCAGATCACCTTCTGCTACTGGCGCACCGGCACGTTTGTCGCGCAATTTACCGAACAAATGCTCAAGGGCATGCTCGAGTTTTTCCGCCGCGCCTTCCACAGCCCGATCCAGCGTATCGGCTTTGTGGGTAACTGAAATCGGTTGGTGTCCTTTTGGACGAGCTTCCATCTGGCAGCGTTTGTCATGCGGGCCTGGCTTCTCGCCATTTTCGTCGCGGAGATGGACTTCGACGCGAGTCAGGTCTTCTTCGTAGCGTTCGAGCGTGCTCTCAACGGTGGTACGTACCCACTCCTCCAGTCGGATGCTGTTTTCGATGTGGTTATCGCAATTGACCTGGATTTGCATAGATTTTCCCTTACTTAGGCTTGCTCGTATGAGAACTGACGGTTTCGCTCGGGGAGTTCAAACCATTTGCCTCTCACCTCCAGTGTTGGCGCCGATGAGGAAACAATTCAAGCCCTTTGTGCACAGAAATATTTTGATGTGGGAAAAACCAGGGGTGGCAGGCCGGGACTCGAGCGTCAGCGACGGGCTTTGGCGCAAGGTCCGTACTGATTTTATGTAGGCGCTGCCGAAAGCGTTGATCCGTTACCGGGCAAACGCCAACCGATATTCCCCCGGCGTCGCGCCCATTGCCTGGCGAAATCGATTATTGAAGTGACTCGCGCTGGCAAAGCCGCACGCCATGGCAATATCGCCGAACGCTTGGTTGCCGGTACGCAGCAGGTGCCGGGCATGGGTCAGGCGGCGGGCGAGCAGGTATTGATGGGGCGGCAGACCGAAGCTTTCGCGGAACATGCGGGCGAAGTGGTATTCGGACAGCGCGCATTGCCCCGCCAGTAGCCCAAGGCTGATGGGGGCTGACAGGTGGTTCTCGATGTAGTCCACCAACTGCCGCCGCAGGTGCGGAGCCAGGCCGCCTTTGAGGCGCAGACCTTCGCGCTGGCCAACCTGGCTGAGCAGGGCATGGCTGAGCATGTCGTGGGCCAGGCTGCTGGTCAGCAGGCGCTCGCCGGGTTCGCTCCAGTTGAGCTGGATCAACCGGCGAAAACGCTGCACTTGTTCGGGGTCGTCGATGAAGGTGCTTTCGCGCAGTTGCAGCTCGCGGGGCTCACGGTCCAGCAGGGTGATGCAGCCCAGCGCGAATTGCTCGGGGCTGATGTACAGGTGTGCAAGACGGATCTCGCCATTGATCACCCACGCGGACTCATGTCCGGCGGGCAACACACATAACTTGCCCGGTCCGCCCTTGTCGTTGGGTCGCTCGCGGCGAAAGGTCCCGGTGCCACCCGCGATATAGCAGGACAGCGTGTGGTGGCTCGGCGCCTGGTACTCCTGCGCATCATGCCGGTTGTTCCAGAGGGCCGCGACCATGCCGTCACCCAGCCCCGCGCTTTGTTCCAGACGAGCGTTGGGCGAGCTGTTCAGGGCTTGAAAGACTTGGATGGTTTCCAGTGGTGGCATAACTGATTCTCTCCGATTCGCATCCTACTCCGTAGCGCCCGCGCTGCCAGCCTCCACTCGATTAAATGCGCAAGATTGTGCAAGTCGGCGCTAATGCAAAGCGCCAGACTGAGGCTTCAATCAGGAGCCCGACGATGAACCTCTCGCTTTATCTACTCACCGTTTTGATCTGGGGCACGACCTGGATCGCTCTGAAACTACAGCTCGGCGTCGTGGCAATTCCGGTGTCGATTGTCTATCGCTTCGGCTTCGCTGCCCTGGTGTTGTTCGTGATGCTGCTGTTGAGCGGGCGTCTGCAAAAGGTCAATCGGCGCGGGCAATTCATTTGTCTTGCGCAGGGCCTGTGCCTGTTCTGCGTCAACTTCATGTGCTTCTACACGGCCAGTCAGTGGATCCCAAGCGGCTTGATCGCCGTGGTGTTCTCCACCTCGACGCTGTGGAACGCACTGAATGCCCGGATTTTTTTCCGCCAGAAAGTCGCGCGCAATGTGCTCGCCGGGGGGGCGTTGGGACTGATCGGTCTGGCGTGTCTGTTCTGGCCTGAACTGTCCGGGCGTACGGCCAGTCACGAAACCTTGCTCGGTCTGGGCCTGGCCCTGCTCGGTACGCTGTGCTTCTCCGCCGGTAATCTGTTGTCCAGCCTGCAACAAAAAGCCGGCTTGCGCCCCCTGACCACCAATGCCTGGGGGATGTTCTACGGTGCGGCGATGCTCAGTGTGTATTGTCTACTCAGCGGTACGCCCTTCAGCTTCGAATGGAACACGCGCTACATCGGCTCGCTGGTGTATCTGGTGATTGCCGGCTCGGTCATCGGCTTTACCGCTTACTTGACCCTGGTCGGACGCATGGGACCGGAACGCGCGGCGTATTGCACCGTGCTATTCCCGGTGGTCGCGCTGAATATCTCGGCGTTCGTCGAAGGCTACCAATGGACACTGCCCGCGTTGATGGGGCTGGTGTTGGTGATGCTGGGGAATGTGCTGGTGTTTCGTAAGCCAAAGCAGCCTGCCGTTAACCCTGCCAAGAGCGGCAACGGCAAGCTGGTTTAAAGATTTAGCCCTTCCACACCTGCGGATTGACCAGATCCTGCGGTCGCTCACCCAGCAACGCACTGCGCAAATTGGCGTAGGCGCGATCGGCCATGGCCTGGCGCGTCTCGTGGGTGGCGGAACCGATGTGCGGCAGGGTGACTGCGTTGCTCAACTGGAACAGCGGTGATTCGGCCAGCGGTTCTTTTTCGTACACATCCAGACCCGCGCCACGAATAGTGCCCTGCTGCAGGGCTTCGATCAGCGCGGGTTCGTCGACCACCGGGCCGCGAGAGATATTGATCAGGATCGCACTGGGCTTCATCAGCGCCAGTTCGCGGGTGCTGATCAGGTGTTTGGTCTTTTCGCTCAATGGCACCACGAGGCAAACGAAGTCGGACTCGGCCAGCAGTTGATCGAGGCTGCGGTACTGCGCGCCCATTTCCTGTTCCAGCGAGGTCTTGCGACTATTGCCGCTGTACAGGATTGGCATGTTGAAACCGAAATGACCACGACGGGCAATGGCAGCGCCGATGTTGCCCATGCCGACGATACCCAGGGTCTTGCCATGCACGTCGGTGCCGAAATGCGAGGCTTCGACCGTGCGTTTCCATTGGCCAGCCTTGGTCCAGGCGTCCAGTTCGGTAACGCGTCGGGCGCTGCTCATGAGCAGGGCGAAGGCTAGGTCAGCGGTGCTTTCGGTCAACACATCCGGGGTGTTGGTGAGCATGATGCCGCGCTCGTTGAAATAGCCCAGCTCGTAATTGTCGTAGCCCACCGAAATGCTCGACACCACTTCCAGCCTGGTGGCACTTTGCAGTTGTTCGCGGCCCAGCGTGCGGCCCGCGCCGATCAGGCCGTGGGCGTGCGGCAGCGCGTCGTTGAACTGCGCGTTCATATCGCCAAGCTTGGGGTTGGGTACGATCACGTTGAAATCTTGCTGCAGGCGCTCGGCCATTTCAGGGGACACGCGGCTGAAGGCAAGTACGGTCTTTTTCATCAGGCAGATACTCTCGGACGTTCGAATGGTCAGTGCGTAGCACGCTAACATTCTTGCCCGTCCCTGGGCATCTGGTTCTTTCGAGGGGATTCTTCTGCCGAGCGGAACAGGTCAGACGATGTTCATCAAGTCGTGGGTTTTCAAGTCGGCTTCATGTGCGGCCAGAATCTCTGGCAGTGAGCCGCGCAGGTATTCGACCCACGTCCTGATCTTCGCATCCAGGTACTGACGCGACGGGTAGATGGCGTACAGGTTCAGTTCCTGCGAGCGGTAGTTGGGCAGGACCCGTACCAGCGTGCCGTTGCGCAAACCTTCGATGGCGGAGTAAATCGGCAGAATCCCCACCCCCATGCCACTGCAGATCGCGGTTTTCATGGCGTCGGCCGAATTGACCAGGAAGGGCGAGGTGACGATGGTGACCATCTCCTGACCTTCAGGACCATCAAACAACCACTTCTCCAGCGGAATCACCGGGCTGACCAGGCGCAAGCAGGCGTGGTTGAGCAGGTCTTGGGGCTTTTGCGCAGCACCGAAGGCTTTGACGTAGGCCGGCGAGGCACAAACGATGCTGTAGGTGATCCCCAGGCGTTGGGAAACGAAACCCGAATCCGGCAGCTCGCTGGCCAGGACGATGGAGACGTCGTAACCCTCGTTGAGCAGGTCAGGCGCGCGGTTGGCCATGGTCAGGTCGAAGGTCACGTCCGGGTGATGCTTGCGATAACGGGCGATGGCATCGATAACGTAATGCTGGCCGACGCCGGTCATCGAATGGACTTTCAGCTGTCCGGCCGGGCGAGCGTGAGCGTCACTGGCTTCAGCTTCGGCTTCTTCGACATACCCGAGGATTTGTTCACAGCGCAGCAGGTAGCGTTTGCCTGCTTCGGTGAGGGCAATCCGTCGAGTGGTGCGATTGAGCAGTCGGGTTTGCAGGTGCGCTTCAAGATTTGAGACTGCACGCGATACGTTGGCGGTGGTGGTATCGAGCTGTACTGCTGCTGCAGTAAAGCTTCCCGCTTGCGCCACGCAACTGAAAGCGCGCATGTTTTGCAGGGTATCCATTGGCAGTTCTCTGGTGAGATTGGCAAAGTGTGACATGAAGTAACAGTTGCGTGTGAGTCAGACCAATGGATTATCGCGCGTTTGGTAACAAAGAATCACACTTCCCTCGGCTTATCGCCGCCCGGACTGCCGCCTAGAATCGTTGTCTTCACGCTATTTCACCTAAGTCGGGAATTCGCAGCTGTGCCGCGTCGCATGATCAGAGGGCTTAAGCTCCTCAGTGTTTTGTCTTTATCCCTGGCAATAGGCGGCTGCATCGGGACTTGGGGGATTGCCCCTCAAGACCACTCCTTGCCGGCCAACACCCTGGCCACGGACGAAGCTATCCAAAATGCTGCCAAAGATGCTCATTGGCCCGCTGCCCAGTGGTGGCGAGCCTACAGTGATGAGCAACTTGACCGCTGGATCGAGCTTGCCGCCCAAGGCAGCCCGAGCCTTGCGATGGCCGCCGCCCGCGTACGTCAGGCCAAGGCCATGGCCGGTATCGCCGAGTCCGCCGAGTCGGTGCATGTCAATGGCGACTCTACCCTCAAACGTCATAACTGGCCTACCGACCAGTTCTACGGTCCAGGCGCGTTGGCCAATACCAGCACGTGGGACAACAATGCCTCGCTGGGCCTGAGTTACTCCCTCGACCTGTGGGGCCGGGAAAGTAATACCACCGAACAGGCGCTTGATCTGGCGCACATGACTGCCGCCGAATCACGCCTGGCGCAACTCGAACTGCAGAACAACATCGTCCGTGCCTATATTCAGCTGTCGTTGAATTACGCGCAGCGCGACATTGTTGAAGCGACGCTGGCCCAACAGCAGCAGATCCTCGATCTGGCGCAACGACGCCTGAGCGGTGGGATCGGCACTCATTTCGAAGTCAGCCAGGCCGAAACACCGCTGCCGGAAACCCATCGGCAAATCGATGCGCTGGACGAGGCTATCGACCTGAGTCGCAATCAGCTCGCGGCGTTGGCAGGTAAGGGCCCAGGGGAGGGCGCGAAGTTACAGCGGCCAACCCTGTCATTGCAGGCCGCATTGAAACTGCCATCGGCATTGCCCGCTGAACTGCTCGGGCAGCGCCCGGACGTGGTCGCCAGCCGCTGGAGAGTCGCGGCCCAGGCGCGCGGCATCGATGTCGCGCATGCCGGCTTTTACCCTAACGTCGATCTGGTCGGCAGCCTCGGCTTCATGGCTACTGGCGGCGGCATGCTGTCGTTCCTCTCCGGCAATAAATTCAACTACAGCGTCGGCCCGGCGATTACGTTGCCGATCTTCGACGGCGGGCGTTTGCGTGCAGAGTTGGGTGAAGCGTCGGCCGGGTATGATGTGGCCGTTGCGCAGTACAACCAGACACTGATCAATGCGCTCAAAGATATCTCCGACCAATTGATCCGCCGCGCCTCGATGGACAAGCAACAAGTGTTCACCGCTGAGTCGGTGGCGTCGGCGCAGAAGACGTATGACATCGCGTTGGTTGCCTATAAGCGCGGTCTGACCGATTATCTGAATGTGCTTAACGCCCAGACCTTATTGTTTCACCAGCAGGAAATTCAGCAGCAGGTTCAGGCTGCCCGCCTGACCGCTCACGCCGCGTTGGTGGTTGCGCTGGGTGGTGGCTTGTCGGCAGGTGCCGATTCGCCCGACGAGAAGAAAACCGCG includes:
- a CDS encoding Leu/Phe/Val dehydrogenase translates to MFALMQSSNVETLHFIVDPDTGLKAVIAIHSSKKGPALGGCRYLAYVDEESAIEDAIRLAQNMSYKAVLAGLPFGGGKAVIMRPAHVPNRAALFESFGRFIETLDGRYITAVDSGTSSADMDCIAQCTQHVTSTTEAGDPSPHTAMGVFAGIRTTALARLGSDNLEGLRVAIQGLGHVGYALAEQLHAAGAELLVSDLDSGKVQLAMEQLGAHPIACEALLSTPCDILAPCGLGAILNSHSVAQLRCAAVAGAANTQLSSLQVADNLENRGILYAPDYVINSGGLIYVALQHQGESLGTITAHLSRIGLRLTEVFAHAQAEKRSPARVADMLAERLLNVG
- a CDS encoding dihydrolipoamide acetyltransferase family protein, translated to MKYFKLPDLGEGLQEAEIVRWHVAAGETVKTDQLLVSVETAKAIVDIPAPYDGIVAKTYGGEGDILHVGEPLMAYEGEGDAGTVVGRLEGGGNSQDDQFFIGAAPSTREHMASRATPVVRQLARQLGVDLSAVSGSGRDGLITRADVEGAAQVERDKFGGEKLHGVRRSMALNMARSHAEVVPVTIFADADLHRWGHARDPLIRLGQALVAACKVEPVLNSGFEGKSLSIKQHETLDLGIAIDTPDGLFVPVLRNVGNRTAEDLKKGMDRLRADVKARSIPPKEMMGATLTLSNFGTLFGRYANPVVIPPQVAILGAGGIRDEPVAVNGNVVVHPILPLSLTFDHRAVTGGEAARFFKALVIALEKPEG
- a CDS encoding alpha-ketoacid dehydrogenase subunit beta, which gives rise to MANEKVTLLEAVNLALHRAMVEDENVVILGEDVGVNGGVFRATQGLRDSFGFKRVIDSPLAETMLGGLVIGMAAQGLKPVVEIQFMGFIYAAMEQLVSHASRLRNRTRGRLSCPMVMRTPMGAGIRAPEHHSESTEALFAHIPGLRVIIPSSPARAYGLLLAAIDDPDPVIFLEPTRLYRMNPQTLVDDGKRLPLDTCFTLREGGDITLVSWGASVLETLQAASALAERGVSAEVIDVACVKPLDLDTLEASVRKTGRCVIVHEAPRSCGVGAEIAASLYERVFLDLQAPIQRVTAPDIPPPLYRLEHLYIPGVADILHACDNALNFA
- a CDS encoding D-glycerate dehydrogenase, producing the protein MKKTVLAFSRVSPEMAERLQQDFNVIVPNPKLGDMNAQFNDALPHAHGLIGAGRTLGREQLQSATRLEVVSSISVGYDNYELGYFNERGIMLTNTPDVLTESTADLAFALLMSSARRVTELDAWTKAGQWKRTVEASHFGTDVHGKTLGIVGMGNIGAAIARRGHFGFNMPILYSGNSRKTSLEQEMGAQYRSLDQLLAESDFVCLVVPLSEKTKHLISTRELALMKPSAILINISRGPVVDEPALIEALQQGTIRGAGLDVYEKEPLAESPLFQLSNAVTLPHIGSATHETRQAMADRAYANLRSALLGERPQDLVNPQVWKG
- a CDS encoding LysR family transcriptional regulator, producing the protein MDTLQNMRAFSCVAQAGSFTAAAVQLDTTTANVSRAVSNLEAHLQTRLLNRTTRRIALTEAGKRYLLRCEQILGYVEEAEAEASDAHARPAGQLKVHSMTGVGQHYVIDAIARYRKHHPDVTFDLTMANRAPDLLNEGYDVSIVLASELPDSGFVSQRLGITYSIVCASPAYVKAFGAAQKPQDLLNHACLRLVSPVIPLEKWLFDGPEGQEMVTIVTSPFLVNSADAMKTAICSGMGVGILPIYSAIEGLRNGTLVRVLPNYRSQELNLYAIYPSRQYLDAKIRTWVEYLRGSLPEILAAHEADLKTHDLMNIV
- a CDS encoding HPF/RaiA family ribosome-associated protein → MQIQVNCDNHIENSIRLEEWVRTTVESTLERYEEDLTRVEVHLRDENGEKPGPHDKRCQMEARPKGHQPISVTHKADTLDRAVEGAAEKLEHALEHLFGKLRDKRAGAPVAEGDLEEGAENPDALLQEEFLEKELEKDEVLHG
- a CDS encoding DUF3509 domain-containing protein; the encoded protein is MDNPFQLITDAFQPQYRVNLSIQSLEGSIMLTLSNETGVVAKRLISAAQRNEPKRMRRLIESVQFGIAIEQGHSAMKILTAMTDGDNLNQLHVPRKDWLSNQPHLRISV
- a CDS encoding phosphate-starvation-inducible protein PsiE; this translates as METKWAEKLRENLHSRAESFGNLCVEGFHFMALFAIGGITAWASVVAFLGMVEKGNVTVDDILLLFIYLELGAMTGIYFKTNHMPVRFLIYVAITALTRLLISDVSHHAPPDLGVVYLSGAILLLAFSILVVRYASSQFPSAKIPDPHSTVKGAVIEEKGEI
- the pdhA gene encoding pyruvate dehydrogenase (acetyl-transferring) E1 component subunit alpha, with translation MSYNKINVAYTRYLTPEGGLVGELPRWADDFNLLTQLYKQMVLTRLFDQKVVALQRTGRIGTYAPTLGQEAIGVAIGSLMQPDDVLVPYYRDTAVQLLRGVRMEEILLYWGGDERGSHYAEPAVAQDFPVNIPIATQALHACGVATAFKIRGEHRVVVTTCGDGATSKGDFLEALNVAGTWQLPVVFVINNNQWAISVPRRIQCGAPTLAQKAIGAGFQGEQVDGNDMLAVYDRVQNALARARKGKGPVLLECLSYRLGDHTTADDATRYRSAEEVKHAWLEEPVKRLQSFMVSQNVWDEGRERALISECQALVQKAVDAFDHAGTQAPESVIDHVYAKWPEALAEQREWFLERAMRRAGSDAHGE
- a CDS encoding AraC family transcriptional regulator; the protein is MPPLETIQVFQALNSSPNARLEQSAGLGDGMVAALWNNRHDAQEYQAPSHHTLSCYIAGGTGTFRRERPNDKGGPGKLCVLPAGHESAWVINGEIRLAHLYISPEQFALGCITLLDREPRELQLRESTFIDDPEQVQRFRRLIQLNWSEPGERLLTSSLAHDMLSHALLSQVGQREGLRLKGGLAPHLRRQLVDYIENHLSAPISLGLLAGQCALSEYHFARMFRESFGLPPHQYLLARRLTHARHLLRTGNQAFGDIAMACGFASASHFNNRFRQAMGATPGEYRLAFAR
- a CDS encoding DMT family transporter, with amino-acid sequence MNLSLYLLTVLIWGTTWIALKLQLGVVAIPVSIVYRFGFAALVLFVMLLLSGRLQKVNRRGQFICLAQGLCLFCVNFMCFYTASQWIPSGLIAVVFSTSTLWNALNARIFFRQKVARNVLAGGALGLIGLACLFWPELSGRTASHETLLGLGLALLGTLCFSAGNLLSSLQQKAGLRPLTTNAWGMFYGAAMLSVYCLLSGTPFSFEWNTRYIGSLVYLVIAGSVIGFTAYLTLVGRMGPERAAYCTVLFPVVALNISAFVEGYQWTLPALMGLVLVMLGNVLVFRKPKQPAVNPAKSGNGKLV
- a CDS encoding YebG family protein, with amino-acid sequence MAVEVVYRSSRDLERLFMDKAEADRHDKMLELAELLAEVLQRAVPSLTESQVEEAGIYMAKNRDIFAKAFKNQPDALSELLSAPLEE